A genomic window from Plasmodium reichenowi strain SY57 chromosome 6, whole genome shotgun sequence includes:
- a CDS encoding hypothetical protein (conserved Plasmodium protein, unknown function), whose protein sequence is MGNTISERKQRQFVLYKDIKNKIKKRNHLDIKNNLYISNLHEKKLITYNDEIFELYETYEEDGQKKEYMSDTENKKNYDIKINFKNDKKKNISLNKCDNQYDKQYDKHYYEKDIYEYNEDNKMNTNNVKEKKNDKMFFEFDYGSFYNVEERSSTFEKDQKKPKYYSNIYEENKITKKYELDKDSLDIKKKHINNLNYENEKKTEKKNSKSTMLKKKKKNSKSDNVDINNMVQNKTVIYNDNEKKIYTINDKDYNKMDQLNMQKNNNDNNNNNNNSNIITHNSSTYKSVHLRNISDYKCKIKCNNNIQNEHKHYIYNNEDTNNENKSVKKFFMLIKNNKNILQNILSFLNCSDLLNFQKTCSTTYICISDFLDYICLHIYSKFKNKYDNYFEPFNYFYKYEYLYTDNPSCRLDCILIAKMNKECVGYNNRFGYKYKYLYDKKKTSYYVYFNFNVLKCYNPRIIEIYKDISYNNGDDINVSHIVNNDVCSNDYICIPINLFNFIGTVAFDSIRFIQNKLSKYITYNNQLDDQLWYNKEEYKILRKENKLITPETFFPHLKHISTIYSGIDVTVMKSTYKAVEPGNLGKRSYSLWGNYFIIENKLDPVFIFLKREGLQHDYIYQNYYLRVGDSIVFYLIKGGNDI, encoded by the exons atggGTAATACAATTTCTGAAAGGAAACAAAGACAGTTTGTTTTATACaaggatataaaaaataaaataaaaaaaagaaatcatttggatataaaaaataatctGTATATAAGTAATTTACATGAAAAGAAGTTAATTACTTACAATGATGAAATTTttgaattatatgaaaCATATGAAGAGGATGGACAGAAGAAGGAATACATGAGTGATACagagaataaaaaaaattatgatataaaaattaattttaaaaatgataaaaagaaaaatatatcattaaataaatgtGATAATCAATATGATAAGCAATATGATAaacattattatgaaaaggatatttatgaatataatgaagataataaaatgaatacaAACAAcgtaaaagaaaaaaaaaatgataaaatgttttttgAATTCGATTATGGATCATTTTATAATGTGGAAGAAAGAAGTAGCACCTTTGAAAAAGATCAAAAGAAACCAAAATATTATAGcaatatatatgaagaaaataaaataaccaaaaaatatgaacTAGATAAAGATAGCCTagacataaaaaaaaaacatattaacaatttgaattatgaaaatgaaaagaagacagaaaaaaaaaattcaaaaagtaccatgttaaaaaaaaaaaaaaaaaattcaaaaagTGATAATGTcgatataaataatatggtacaaaataaaacagttatttataatgataatgaaaaaaaaatttatactattaatgataaggattataataaaatggaTCAATTAAATATgcaaaaaaataataatgataataataataataataataatagtaatattattacacATAATTCTTCCACATATAAATCAGTTCatttaagaaatatatcAGACTATAAATgcaaaataaaatgtaataataatatacaaaatgaacacaaacattatatatataataatgaagataCAAATAACGAAAATAAAAGtgtaaaaaaattcttcatgttaattaaaaataataaaaatattctacaaaatatattatcctttttaAATTGTAGTGATTTGTtaaattttcaaaaaaCATGTTCcacaacatatatatgtattagTGATTTCTTagattatatatgtttacatatatattcaaaatttaaaaataaatatgacaattattttgaaccgtttaattatttttataaatatgaatatcTTTATACAGACAATCCATCATGTAGATTAGACTGTATATTGATAGCGAAG atGAATAAAGAGTGCGTAGGGTACAACAACCGTTTTggatataaatacaaatacttatatgataaaaagaagacatcttattatgtatatttcAACTTTAATGTATTAAAATGTTACAACCCTAGgataatagaaatatataaagatatatcGTATAATAATGGAGATGATATTAATGTTTCTCATATAGTAAATAATGATGTATGTTctaatgattatatatgtatacctataaatttatttaattttattgGTACTGTAGCTTTTGATTCTATACGTTTTATTCAAAATAAGTTgagtaaatatataacttaTAATAATCAGTTGGATGATCAACTATGGTATAATAAAGaggaatataaaattttaagaaaagaaaacaaaCTTATTACCCCTGAAACATTTTTTCCACatttaaaacatattaGTACTATATATTCTGGTATTGATGTAACTGTTATGAAATCTACATATAAAGCTGTGGAACCGg GAAACTTAGGTAAGCGTAGTTATAGCTTATGGGGAAATTATTTCATCATTGAAAATAAACTTGATCcagtttttatttttttaaaaagagaAGGATTACAAcatgattatatatatcaaaattattatttaagaGTTGGTGATTCtattgtattttatttaattaagGGTGGTAATGATATTTGA
- a CDS encoding putative membrane protein (conserved Plasmodium membrane protein, unknown function) produces the protein DVIVEEDIKLPNEYHYNSITCIKYLIKKNGKHIYIFIGDIDGVLSYVLLKNGSYTSTQLKKIIRKNKQIYNKLLVDKINGPISDIEICSDFILVTCEKNNILIKLDDILLYNKNEEIYYKCIGKKKENKNYKSIFLKCKRNIKSPMILSLRKNGRIWISKEDKVLNTLVFYYSFFYFFYIFFFNKKLYMNNYLYEYYKNYFLSNSYFVQFLDNIINQFSNFTFPSKPNLNMFYKINKKYLVLFEQFITYPFFKKINERIDNSTDPTTDDRSKIKDMLTKDINNIKEYLKNKLNEEINNNSKKNNNNGNNSNNNNNNNNEDMIVCINYIYECLNEADQLLNNFLGKKLFLFNLKSIQIQDILDLNVTFLSHMKLQNVDNKDKDGINNNTSNCTSIHMNNHICYNSLGDDNNVMENHQNEDDNNNNKNKNNNYHNNYHNNYHNNNHNNNGQLEDIMFTFQSTDKQNENINVSNNDNNIEETKNNEIHYKKVNSKNILYERYFKEDKIVDSFILKNKLYLLYFNKNLRDDIYVAYNMNNGHNVCTSFSGMNRSSTEEKNNKIIISKDKQFSNSSNIVNCNYKISPFYFCEIHFEENSGLLKYLGCNIEKPLNVKTNEFYFFYFYILMFHNYIDEKKKEENYEDNFFDIIENKMNIINIPMYIKDIIQGKYSNDMNNLNDIEFINNKNKLNHILDMKQMDNILRKNIEALKMNIRNLLLYSTNEIYTCLLTDKNYIFSNYFLYPSYYHNVKEFQYLHFHIKKIKKLYNKMKIIMTRYKYIYHEILTFFVFSNDNENCVIPSHLDIINKNKKDKENEHNNRIISKHLNILQNDDQFLYKVLYYFNLFIYLEINITTYNMRNNTCLTNFPVLYVERGHMVNHNIRELGKSRNCEEDKQKEIKKEIKKEIKKEIKNEQTNIPSDLQNYFHYHDRINLTSFHNTKHSIKYKGDVGKYFIKMDKKKLQLKKSKKSCIKYNILYSSPFYYLPEELLFFHINKFINTNHPIHINKHLCTLQILLYIFKMNGNKTLFMKPFKKWKHFKNKYTYNNEQYKILCNKKSTYDLHDEKKNKYIFLENYELTNITKCVINSDINNVIHPNISYYDKYRYNKIDFLKYIYIYDKIRNIYYNNKYYDNIKKNNNLSIVDFLNCSKHFYYYHQVIDGVYVVHINNYKQQIYESFLLYQYLLDRSFFYNNLSYLSSDQRFNASNYIMKSLTFIKENKMKELNSNIYIKEPHSNELNIMSMEDIKYYEKLNKQIINDNILLLDIFLSTYHNIYNNSKMELKNAIKKFSTFNTLGEYINYIQQNENLTDDNIYNFVKEKNKKNLFLYIYKNGHITNQCDQSNFYHLSLSYNNSFYYKHNDNMNLLDLISYNNLDNNICLKNYQQNKTSSFFFKEYKQEYMNVPNKRKPNKIKVSMIGTSVVEKKKKKKKKKYIWINSYKDNKILNYVNDLNLVINEYISLNKKYNCDNMSFYMMNPTFFTDINFYQLIKLLYILCKEKYMYYFCAKTRKYKRKINYIIKNYDELSYHPTNLQNSRTNKYRINRKKLKKYMYQNLYKLNNETCKNDEHASFGYKQNFKEKKKNRKTNPLLIYMNEKFCIDLLIYLQKNYIINKYMRKKRKTLLILLFKISYVFICLKWKEAFCLLLNIFKNENDEILYALLILCKYPLFPKSTKIEKSDKKKNKKHNNKVWTKNVTRKIKKVDGNISLLFAHRLFNNIYDNFVRILRTNKRKYENIILSSILYVKNDSSNFLLIIIMIIFFFFFKKAYFIESLFKDNRSKNILRNYYLLECFFFKRKKILFLQKNQMFSLSSFKSFNTNGYELFAHDMFLKYTLQICYELINFKDMNNFLVLINNTLYFHFVKLILYLDTQNYCLNISKYHQVFFIMLSYFYIGYFMSITKWLQKFDHIFISILYKFYMLKEEDVEDIFNSSKDIKDRLKDKEKLVIKKDAKNKEKEINIFINDIKNFEEHEFVKNQEPTIFEKKKEDSIIKENIIKTNSFIILDKYNEQEKQTNNILNNNDMIYNNNYILSFPLIPLFYPHHNQPFFLKNEQEENKIYYSINCLINFFYQLLTKYLCELDYKMYNTKIDLYILQNSKNSDLYLKINKFVNSFYGTCTLLYGIYNEKIDNGNNNNNVRQNYNTDKYYNIYNSKKYHNDNTNKKNHSDIYYINVAFNTKIKIWDEKNPIHLFIQTIDLFFSIYYSLFTLGLSLYEKKKIYVNRKKQYKKYLLSIICVLFFNITNNEISTKDTLIFYKHNMDNNNNYYNCYSHFLSKRNIIKREKYLNVICCVLCIIHFINYFKYIKKNIIKKFIFIIDYLLFNHNSFYFKQDYQKCTNSEKKYKKIHIHNIYKTIIRNLPKHVKSFTKDKEKDTN, from the coding sequence TAGATGTAATAGTAGAAGAAGATATTAAGTTGCCAAATgaatatcattataattcCATAACatgtattaaatatttaataaaaaaaaatggtaaacatatttacatttttattgGAGATATAGATGGAGTATTATCATACGTACTATTAAAAAACGGTTCTTATACTTCAAcacaattaaaaaaaataattagaaagaataaacaaatatacaATAAACTACTTgttgataaaataaatggaCCTATTAGTGATATAGAAATATGTTCTGATTTCATTTTAGTTACATGtgaaaagaataatattcttataaaattggatgatattttattatataacaaaaatgaagaaatatattataaatgtattggtaaaaagaaagaaaataaaaattataaatcTATCTTTTTGAAATGTAAAaggaatataaaaagtCCTATGATTTTAAGCTTAAGAAAAAATGGGCGTATATGGATTAGTAAAGAAGATAAAGTATTAAATACTTTAGTATTctattattcttttttttattttttctatatattcttttttaataaaaaattatatatgaataattacctctatgaatattataaaaattattttttaagtaATTCCTATTTTGTTCAGTTCTtagataatattataaatcaATTTTCTAATTTTACTTTTCCTTCCAAACCTAACttaaatatgttttataaaattaataagaaatatCTTGTCTTATTCGAGCAATTTATTActtatcctttttttaaaaagataaatGAAAGGATAGATAATTCAACCGACCCAACGACAGATGACAgaagtaaaataaaagacATGTTGACGAaggatataaataatataaaagagtatttaaaaaataagttaaatgaagaaattaataataatagtaaaaaaaataacaataatggtaacaatagtaataataataataataataataatgaagatatgATTGTATGCATAAATTATATCTACGAATGTTTGAATGAAGCTGACCAACTATTGAATAACTTTCTGGGCAAAAAAttgtttctttttaatCTTAAGAGTATACAGATTCAGGATATCTTGGATCTTAATGTAACGTTTTTATCACATATGAAACTACAAAATGTGGATAATAAGGATAAAGACggaataaataataatacaagTAATTGTACAAGTATTCATATGAATAATCATATATGCTATAATAGTTTAggtgatgataataatgtaatGGAGAATCATCAAAATgaagatgataataataataataaaaataaaaataataattatcataataattatcataataattatcataataataatcataataataatggaCAGTTAGAAGATATAATGTTTACTTTTCAAAGTACAGATAAACAAAATGAGAATATTAATGTCtcaaataatgataataatatagaggaaacaaaaaataatgaaatacattataaaaaagtgaattctaaaaatattttatatgaacGTTATTTTAAGGAGGACAAAATTGTGGActcttttatattaaaaaacaaattatatttattatattttaataaaaacttaagagatgatatatatgttgcatataatatgaacaatgGTCATAATGTGTGTACATCATTTAGTGGTATGAATAGATCTAGTACAGaagagaaaaataataaaattattatatcaaaAGATAAACAATTTAGTAATTCATCTAATATTGTGAATTGTAATTATAAGATATCACCATTCTATTTTTGCGAAATACATTTTGAAGAAAATTCTGGactattaaaatatttaggatgtaatatagaaaaaccattaaatgtaaaaacaaatgaattttattttttttatttttatattcttatgttccataattatattgacgaaaaaaagaaagaagaaaattatGAAGATAACTTTTTTGACattatagaaaataaaatgaatataataaatattccaatgtatataaaagatattataCAAGGGAAATATTCAAATGATATGAACAACTTGAATGATATagaatttataaataataaaaataaattgaATCATATTTTAGATATGAAACAAATGGATAATATACTACGCAAAAATATAGAAGcattaaaaatgaatattagAAATTTACTTCTTTATTCTACAAATGAAATATACACTTGTTTATTAACTGataagaattatattttttcaaattattttctttacccttcttattatcataatgTCAAAGAATTTCAATATTTACATTTCcatataaagaaaataaaaaaattatataacaagatgaaaataataatgacaaggtataaatatatttatcatgAAATTCTTAccttttttgttttctctaatgataatgaaaacTGTGTTATACCATCCCATttagatataataaataagaataaaaagGATAAGGAAAATGAACACAATAATAGGATCATTTCAAAACATCTcaatattttacaaaatgaTGATCAATTCTTATACAAggtattatattattttaacttattcatatatctagaaattaatataacaaCTTATAACATGAGAAATAATACATGTCTAACAAATTTTCCAGTTTTATATGTGGAAAGGGGTCATATGGttaatcataatataagAGAGTTAGGAAAATCGAGAAATTGTGAAGAGGATAAGCaaaaggaaataaaaaaagaaataaaaaaagaaataaaaaaagaaataaaaaatgaacaaacTAATATTCCTAGTGATCttcaaaattattttcattatcatGATAGGATTAATCTAACCAGTTTTCATAATACTAAGCATTccattaaatataaaggGGACGTtggaaaatattttataaaaatggataagaaaaaattacaactaaaaaaaagtaaaaagagttgtattaaatataatattttatattcatctcctttttattacttACCAGAAGagttattatttttccaCATCAacaaatttataaataccAATCATCctatacatataaataaacatttatGTACTCTCcaaattttattatatatttttaaaatgaatgggaataaaacattatttatgaaaccatttaaaaaatggaaacattttaaaaataaatatacttACAACAATGAgcaatataaaatattatgtaataaaaaaagtacTTATGATTTACATgatgagaaaaaaaacaaatatatatttttagaaAATTATGAACTTACAAATATTACTAAATGCGTAATTAATAgtgatattaataatgtaatacatccaaatatatcatattatgataaatatagaTACAATAAGATagattttttaaaatatatatatatatatgataagattagaaatatatattataataataaatattatgacaatattaaaaaaaataataatcttTCAATTGTTGATTTCTTAAATTGTTCAAAacacttttattattatcatcaagTTATAGACGGGGTATATGttgtacatataaataactacaaacaacaaatatatgaatcatttttattatatcaatatttattagatagaagttttttttataataatttatcatatCTCTCAAGTGATCAAAGGTTTAATGCAtcaaattatattatgaaatcACTTACGTTTATtaaagaaaacaaaatgaaggaattgaatagtaatatatatataaaagaacCACATTCAAATGAACTTAATATTATGTCTATGgaagatataaaatattatgaaaaattaaataaacaaataataaatgataatatattattattagatatttttttaagtacctatcacaatatatataacaattcAAAAATGGAACTAAAAAATgctataaaaaaattttctacatttaatacattaggtgaatatataaattatatacagcaaaatgaaaatttaactgatgataatatctataattttgtaaaagaaaaaaataaaaagaatttgttcttatatatttataaaaatggaCATATCACAAATCAATGTGATCAATCcaatttttatcatttatctttgtcatataataattccttttattataaacataatgataatatgaatttGCTTGATTTGATatcttataataatttggataataatatttgtttaaaaaattatcaaCAGAATAAAacttcttctttttttttcaaagAATATAAACAGGAATATATGAATGTACCAAACAAAAGGAAAccaaataaaataaaagtttCAATGATAGGAACCTCTGTTGttgagaaaaaaaaaaaaaaaaaaaaaaaaaaatatatatggattaattcttataaagataataaaatattaaattatgtGAACGACTTGAACTTGgtaataaatgaatatatatctttaaataaaaaatataattgtGATAACATGtctttttatatgatgaaCCCTACATTTTTCACCgatataaatttttatcaaCTTATCaaattgttatatatattatgtaaagaaaaatatatgtattacTTTTGTGCAAAAacaagaaaatataaaaggaagataaattatataataaaaaattatgatgaaTTATCATATCATCCCACAAACCTACAAAATAGTAGAACAAACAAATATAGAATCAATAGAAAgaaattgaaaaaatatatgtatcaaaatttatataagtTAAATAATGAAACGTGTAAAAATGATGAACATGCTTCATTTGgatataaacaaaattttaaagaaaaaaagaaaaatagGAAAACAAATCCTcttttgatatatatgaatgaaaaattttgtatagatcttttaatatatttacaaaaaaattatataataaacaaatatatgagaaaaaaaagaaaaacacttttaatattgttatttaaaatatcttatgtatttatttgtttgaAATGGAAGGAGGCATTTTGTTTAttgttaaatatatttaaaaatgaaaatgatgaaatattatatgctttattaatattatgcAAATATCCATTATTTCCAAAAAGTAcaaaaatagaaaaatctgataaaaagaaaaataaaaaacataataataaagtgTGGACAAAAAATGTCACaagaaaaattaagaaaGTTGATGGAAACATTTCATTGTTATTTGCACATagattatttaataatatatatgataattttgtaagaatattaagaacaaataaaaggaaatatgaaaatattatattatcttcCATTTTGTATGTTAAAAATGATAGTTccaattttttattaataataatcatgataatatttttctttttttttaaaaaagcATATTTTATCGAAAGTCTTTTTAAAGACAATAGGAgcaaaaatatattaagaaattattatttattagaatgttttttctttaaaaggaaaaaaatactttttttacaaaaaaatcAAATGTTTTCATTATCCTCTTTTAAATCATTTAATACGAATGGTTATGAATTGTTTGCTCATGatatgtttttaaaatatactCTTCAAATATGTTatgaattaataaattttaaggatatgaataattttctagtattaataaataataccttatattttcattttgtaaaattaatattatatttagaTACACAAAATTATTGTCTAAATATATCTAAATATCATCaagtattttttattatgttatcttatttttatattggCTATTTTATGTCTATTACTAAATGGTTGCAAAAATTtgatcatatatttatttctattttgtataaattttatatgcTTAAGGAAGAAGACGTTGAAGATATATTCAACTCTtcaaaagatataaaagatCGCTTGaaagataaagaaaagcttgttataaaaaaagatgCTAAAAATAAGGAGAAGGAGattaacatttttattaatgatataaaGAATTTTGAAGAACATGAATTTGTAAAAAATCAAGAACCAACTATTtttgaaaagaaaaaagaagataGTATTAttaaggaaaatataattaaaaccaattcatttataatattagataaatataatgaacaagaaaaacaaacaaacaatatattaaataataatgatatgatatataataataattatattttatccTTTCCATTAATTCCATTATTTTACCCTCACCACAATCAACcgttttttttaaaaaatgaacaagaagaaaataaaatatattatagtaTTAATTGTTTGATAAactttttttatcaattgttaacaaaatatttatgtgaattagattataaaatgtataacACTAAAATAgatttgtatatattacaaaatagCAAAAATTCAGACTTGTActtaaaaattaataaatttgttaattcattttatgGAACATGTACCTTATTATatggtatatataatgaaaaaattgataatggaaataataataataatgttcgtcagaattataatacagataaatattataatatatacaattcCAAGAAATATCATAATGACAATactaataaaaaaaatcatagtgatatatattatataaatgtagCATTTAATAcgaaaataaaaatatgggATGAAAAAAACCCTATACATTTATTCATACAAACGAtagatttattttttagtatatattattcctTGTTTACACTAGGCTTAAgtttatatgaaaaaaaaaaaatttatgtaAATAGAAAGAAACAGTATAAAAAGTATTTATTAAGCATCATTTGTGTTTTGTTCTTTAATATAACTAATAATGAAATTAGTACAAAGGATACGCtgattttttataaacataatatggacaataataataattattacaattGTTATTCTCATTTTCTTTCCAAGAGGAACATTATAAAAAGGgagaaatatttaaatgttATCTGCTGTGTGTTGtgtattattcattttattaattattttaaatatattaagaaaaacattataaagaagttcatattcattatcgattatcttctttttaatcataattctttttattttaaacaAGATTATCAAAAATGTACAAAttcagaaaaaaaatataaaaaaatacatattcataatatttataaaacaaTTATAAGAAATTTACCAAAACATGTCAAGTCATTTACaaaagataaagaaaaagacACAAACTAA
- a CDS encoding splicing factor 3A subunit 2, putative has protein sequence MDFQNRVGHKTGSGMPLSREDINQERRERLKQLALENIDITKDPYILKNNVGMFECKLCLTLHNNESSYLCHTQGKKHQMNLAQRLLKEKNEMTTNRLNKPVSEPRKIVKIGKPRYDVTRVRNKKNQLGILFELSFPNIKENTKPKFRFMSSFEQKIEAPDKKYQYLLFAAEPYETIAFKIPNIDIDENEGFYYKWFDKKKIFVMQIHFQNAFPPGHVNLREHSNFLSSTNRW, from the coding sequence atgGATTTTCAGAATCGTGTTGGACATAAAACAGGTAGTGGTATGCCACTATCAAGAGAAGATATAAATCAAGAGAGAAGAGAACGATTAAAACAGCTAGCTTTAGAAAATATTGATATTACTAAAGatccatatattttaaaaaataatgttgGTATGTTTGAATGTAAATTATGTTTAACTCTTCATAATAATGAGAGTTCTTATTTATGTCATACTCAAGGAAAAAAACATCAAATGAACCTTGCTCAAAGATTACTAAAAgagaaaaatgaaatgaCTACTAATAGATTAAATAAACCTGTAAGTGAACCAAGAAAAATAGTTAAAATAGGAAAACCAAGATATGATGTTACAAGAGTacgaaataaaaaaaatcaacttggaatattatttgaattatcTTTCCcaaatattaaagaaaatacTAAACCAAAATTTAGATTTATGTCTTCTTTTGAACAGAAAATTGAAGCACCTGATAAAAAATACCAGTACCTCTTATTTGCTGCGGAACCTTATGAAACTATAGCCTTTAAAATACCAAATATAGATATTGATGAAAATGAAGGCTTTTACTATAAGTGgtttgataaaaaaaaaatttttgtTATGCAAATACATTTTCAAAATGCATTTCCTCCTGGGCATGTTAATTTACGTGAACATTCTAATTTCTTATCATCTACCAATAGATGgtaa